The Kogia breviceps isolate mKogBre1 chromosome 4, mKogBre1 haplotype 1, whole genome shotgun sequence genome window below encodes:
- the ANKLE1 gene encoding ankyrin repeat and LEM domain-containing protein 1, whose translation MWTTLRRGSAWLGTLRCAEGRGPGPRGGAALAHKGAAGSWKLAGWAAGLGDSRGMRSATGLALRLRAALREEELRVVEELLRRGADPNLVLEDGAAAMHLAARAQHPRSLCCLEALLRRGGDPNTRSAEALTPLHVAAAWGCRRGLELLLSQGADPALRDQDGLRPVDLAEQQGHQNCVRVLRELEARTRTPTRTRENPQEPEPEPKPGSPGPWGKRLNIRPSGSPSVTLDSTTLGRGDGKDMSLEAGPGSPSLLAHPEIADTDGSLESPLGRWDCSSVASFVTAVEASGAEDPTAHMSPWAGVRPSQRVPRSSGTPQQEHRALVEGREAELNARLQALTLTLPDASPSPKFFPDRSPAHSAPWEPLPGPSDFHIPKDDQLSLDGDVAALWLTEDEASATGGRDPIPSCQCPPDPTMSDLELPQQLQVLGKSRGPITSFTRPYYLQPVEEAQAAPGLEFSGHSPELAKALRTGRIPDAQADEDALAKQFERPEPTRRWREGVMKSSFTYLLLDPRKTQNLPARAFSLTLAECLRIFVHAIFYVGKGTRARPNVHLWKALSHRGWPGKQACPKVRQILDIWASGRGVVSLHCFQHVVAVEAYTREACLVDALGIQMLTNQKQGHCYGVVAGWPPTRRRRLGVHLLHRALLVFLAEGERELWPQDIQARG comes from the exons ATGTGGACGACACTGCGGCGCGGGTCAGCCTGGCTGGGGACACTGCGCTGCGCCGAGGGGCGGGGACCCGGGCCGAGGGGCGGAGCGGCGCTTGCGCACAAGGGCGCCGCGGGAAGTTGGAAATTGGCAGGCtgggcagctggcctgggggacAGCCGGGGCATGCGCTCGGCAACAGGCCTGGCGCTGCGGCTGCGGGCGGCGCTGCGGGAGGAGGAGTTGCG GGTAGTGGAGGAGCTGCTGCGCCGTGGAGCTGACCCCAACCTGGTGCTCGAGGATGGCGCGGCGGCCATGCACCTGGCGGCCAGAGCCCAGCACCCGCGGAGTCTGTGTTGCCTCGAGGCCCTGCTGCGTCGAGGCGGGGACCCCAACACTCG aTCGGCTGAGGCGCTGACGCCGCTACACGTGGCCGCTGCCTGGGGCTGTCGCCGCGGCCTGGAGCTGCTGCTGAGCCAGGGAGCGGACCCCGCGCTGCGCGACCAG GACGGACTCCGGCCTGTGGACCTGGCCGAGCAGCAGGGGCACCAGAACTGTGTGCGTGTCCTGCGGGAGCTGGAGGCTCGGACCAGGACCCCGACACGGACCCGGGAAAACCCCCAGGAGCCAGAGCCTGAGCCAAAGCCTGGCA GCCCAGGCCCTTGGGGAAAGAGGCTGAATATCAGACCTTCTGGATCTCCCAGTGTGACACTGGACTCCACAACACTGGGCAGAGGTGATGGCAAGGACATGAGCCTGGAGGCTGGCCCTGGATCCCCCAGCCTCCTTGCCCACCCTGAGATTGCTGACACAGATGGCAGCTTGGAGTCCCCCCTAGGGCGCTGGGACTGCAGCTcagttgcctcctttgtcaccgCTGTTGAGGCCTCTGGAGCTGAGGACCCAACAGCCCACATGTCCCCCTGGGCTGGTGTCCGACCCTCCCAGAGGGTGCCAAGATCTTCGGGTACCCCACAGCAGGAACATCGGGCCCTCgtggagggcagggaggcagaGCTAAATGCCCGTCTGCAGGCCCTGACTCTGACCTTGCCagatgcctccccctcccccaagttcTTCCCAGACAGGAGCCCAGCCCATAGTGCCCCTTGGGAACCACTGCCTGGACCCTCTGACTTCCACATCCCAAAAGATGACCAGTTGTCCCTCGACGGTGATGTGGCTGCCCTCTGGCTGACAGAGGATGAGGCGAGCGCCACAGGTGGCAGGGACCCCATCCCCTCTTGCCAGTGCCCACCGGACCCCACCATGTCTGACCTGGAGCTGCCGCAACAGCTCCAGGTACTTGGCAAGAGCCGCGGTCCCATCACGTCCTTCACCCGGCCATACTACCTCCAACCGGTAGAAGAAGCCCAGGCTGCTCCTG GCCTAGAATTCTCAGGGCACAGCCCAGAGCTGGCCAAAGCCCTGCGGACTGGCCGTATCCCAGATGCCCAGGCAGATGAGGATGCACTTGCCAAGCAGTTTGAGCGGCCAGAACCCACCAGACGGTGGCGGGAGGGGGTCATGAAGTCCAGCTTCACATATCTGCTGCTGGACCCCAG GAAGACTCAGAACCTTCCAGCCCGAGCCTTCTCACTGACCCTGGCTGAATGTCTTCGGATTTTTGTCCATGCCATCTTCTACGTGGGCAAGGGAACACGGGCCCGGCCGAATGTCCACCTCTGGAAGGCCCTTAGCCACCGAGGGTGGCCAGGAAAACAG GCCTGCCCCAAGGTGCGCCAGATCTTAGACATTTGGGCCAGTGGTCGCGGTGTTGTCTCCCTGCATTGCTTCCAGCATGTGGTTGCTGTGGAGGCTTACACTCGAGAAGCATGTCTTGTGGATGCTCTAG GGATCCAGATGCTGACAAACCAGAAGCAAGGACACTGCTATGGAGTGGTGGCTGGCTGGCCACCCACACGGCGCCGCCGCTTGGGGGTGCATCTGCTGCACCGTGCCCTCCTTGTCTTCCTGGCTGAGGGTGAGCGAGAGCTATGGCCCCAGGACATCCAGGCCCGTGGCTGA
- the BABAM1 gene encoding BRISC and BRCA1-A complex member 1, which yields MEVAEPSSPTEEEEEEEEEQSAEPRPRTRSNPEGAEDRALGAQASVGSRSEGEGEAASADDGTANPPGAGPKPWQVPPPAPEVQVRTPRVNCPEKVIICLDLSEEMSLPKLESLNSSKTNALNVSQKMIEMFVRTKHKIDKSHEFALVVVNDDTAWLSGLTSDPRELCSCLYDLETASCSTFNLEGLFSLIQQKTELPVTENVQTIPPPYVVRTILVYSRPPCQPQFSLTEPMKKMFQCPYFFFDVVYIHNGADEKEEEMSWKDMFAFMGSLDTKGTSYKYEVALAGPALELHNCMAKLLAHPLQRPCQSHASYSLLEEDDEAAEVEATV from the exons ATGGAGGTGGCGGAGCCCAGCAGTCCcactgaagaggaggaggaggaggaagaggagcagtCAGCTGAGCCCAGACCCCGCACTCGCTCCAACCCTGAGGGGGCGGAGGACCGGGCGCTGGGGGCCCAGGCCAGTGTGGGCAGCCGCAGCGAGGGTGAGGGTGAGGCGGCCAGTGCTGACGACGGGACCGCCAACCCTCCCGGAGCCGGTCCCAAGCCGTGGCAGGTGCCTCCACCAGCCCCAGAGGTCCAGGTGCGGACGCCAAGGGTCAACTGTCCAGAGAAAGTG ATCATCTGCCTGGACCTGTCAGAGGAAATGTCGCTGCCAAAGCTGGAGTCATTAAATAG CTCCAAAACCAATGCCCTCAACGTCTCCCAGAAAATGATCGAGATGTTCGTGCGGACAAAACACAAGATTGACAAGAGCCACGAGTTCGCGCTGGTGGTGGTGAACGATGACACTGCCTGG CTGTCCGGCCTGACCTCTGATCCCCGAGAACTCTGCAGCTGCCTCTACGACCTGGAGACGGCCTCCTGCTCCACCTTCA ATCTGGAAGGTCTCTTCAGCCTCAT CCAGCAGAAGACCGAGCTGCCAGTCACAGAGAATGTGCAGACGATTCCACCACCGTACGTGGTCCGAACCATCCTGGTCTATAGTCGTCCACCCTGCCAGCCCCAGTTCTCCCTGACGGAGCCCATGAAG AAAATGTTCCAGTGCCcgtatttcttctttgatgtcGTTTACATCCACAACGGCGCCgatgagaaggaggaggagatgagTTGGAAG GACATGTTTGCCTTCATGGGAAGCCTGGATACCAAGGGTACCAGCTATAAGTACGAGGTGGCGCTGGCTGGGCCAGCCCTTGAGCTGCACAACTGTATGGCCAAGCTTCTGGCTCACCCACTGCAGCGGCCCTGCCAAAGCCATGCCTCCTACAGCCTGCTGGAGGAGGACGATGAAGCCGCCGAGGTTGAGGCCACTGTCTGA